A genomic region of Oceaniferula marina contains the following coding sequences:
- a CDS encoding phytoene desaturase family protein, translating to MQSTRVSVIGAGLGGLSAAISLKAAGYDVQVYEKNPQIGGKLNVMEKDGFTFDLGPSIFTLPQMFESLFERAGKKMEDYVQLDAVTPHWRNFFESGPSIDLYQEDDLMKQELAKLPGEPNAHWQELQGFLEYARRQYQIVDSGYFDKGLDTLWEFLCHYKLSLLGGKIDYNRSMAETIASHFSDPKLRMIFEYFIKYVGSSALDAPGYMNLMPIIQFDYGLWYVRGGMYQLAVGLGRLMDEMNIPVHLNADVSQITTAGKQVTGITLADGTHIESDLVVSNMEVIPTYQHLLKEPEHFTRQLEKFAPACSGIVLHIGTDRLFPQLAHHNFFYSENQHKHFDTVFHKEQLPDDPTLYVVAPTRTDPDKAPDGCDNIKILPHIPPLKDGSGISHEDYLALKDRCLDKMERCGLTGLRDSIITEDLLTPVDIERMYRSNRGSIYGVVTDWKKNYGFKAPKTSSKYRNLYFTGGSTNPGGGMPMVVLSGQKCADRIMQRHPVS from the coding sequence ATGCAATCAACACGTGTTTCTGTTATTGGTGCCGGTCTTGGGGGACTCTCCGCAGCCATTTCTCTGAAGGCTGCAGGCTATGACGTGCAAGTCTACGAAAAAAATCCACAGATCGGAGGGAAACTCAACGTGATGGAAAAAGACGGGTTTACCTTTGATCTTGGCCCCTCGATTTTCACTCTACCTCAAATGTTCGAATCCTTGTTCGAAAGGGCTGGAAAAAAAATGGAAGACTACGTGCAACTGGATGCGGTTACTCCACACTGGAGGAATTTTTTCGAGTCAGGTCCAAGCATCGACCTCTATCAGGAGGACGACTTGATGAAACAGGAGCTGGCAAAATTGCCAGGTGAACCCAACGCCCACTGGCAGGAACTTCAAGGGTTTCTTGAATACGCCCGCCGCCAGTATCAGATCGTCGACAGCGGCTATTTTGATAAAGGGCTCGATACCTTGTGGGAGTTTCTTTGCCACTACAAACTCAGCTTGCTAGGAGGTAAAATCGATTACAACCGCAGCATGGCCGAAACCATTGCCAGCCACTTCAGCGATCCGAAGCTCCGCATGATCTTCGAATATTTCATCAAATACGTCGGATCATCCGCACTTGACGCCCCGGGTTACATGAACCTGATGCCGATCATTCAGTTTGATTACGGACTCTGGTACGTTCGCGGGGGCATGTATCAACTCGCTGTCGGACTCGGCCGACTAATGGATGAAATGAATATCCCGGTGCACCTGAATGCCGATGTCTCGCAGATCACTACAGCAGGCAAACAAGTGACGGGTATCACACTCGCCGATGGGACGCACATTGAATCCGATTTGGTGGTCAGCAACATGGAAGTCATTCCGACCTATCAACACCTACTCAAAGAACCCGAACATTTCACCCGGCAGCTGGAAAAATTTGCCCCCGCCTGTTCAGGCATCGTGCTCCATATCGGAACCGACCGACTGTTCCCTCAACTTGCCCACCATAACTTTTTCTACTCAGAAAACCAACACAAGCATTTCGACACGGTCTTCCACAAAGAACAACTCCCTGACGACCCCACACTTTACGTCGTAGCCCCAACCCGGACCGACCCGGACAAAGCTCCCGACGGATGCGACAACATCAAAATCCTACCGCATATCCCCCCCCTCAAAGACGGGTCCGGTATCAGCCATGAAGATTATCTCGCCCTGAAAGATCGCTGCCTGGACAAAATGGAACGCTGCGGACTCACCGGCTTACGCGACAGCATCATCACCGAAGACCTACTCACACCGGTCGACATCGAACGAATGTATCGGTCCAACCGGGGGTCCATCTACGGTGTGGTCACCGACTGGAAAAAGAACTACGGGTTCAAAGCCCCCAAAACCTCCAGCAAGTATCGCAACCTCTACTTCACCGGAGGCAGCACCAACCCTGGGGGCGGCATGCCCATGGT
- a CDS encoding aldehyde dehydrogenase family protein yields MNQMNESLDIEEVVNRQRRYFSGGGTRDLDTRLEALSRVEHYLQGHRQELLDCLAEDLGKPAMEAYLAEYHFLLQEIRLIRGSLKSWLRAKKVKSPLYFQPCKSRIVYEPLGVTLVVGPWNYPVQLSLSPLLASIAAGNTVVLKPSEVSSASETFLLDLVDACFDPGHVSAVAGGPDVASALLGQCFDFVFFTGSTSIGRVVARKAAEHLTPSILELGGKCPAVVDASADLETAARRILAGKMFNAGQTCFAPDFVLVHHDVRSELLEWMRRILDEVPWAEEMTRIINRHHYQRIEGYLEAYQGEVMTSFDDDPETLRLAPRILPDARWEDLVMQEEIFGPVLPVLTYEDESSLCGCLRDRSSPLALYLFSKDEAWVQRLIAETRSGGVCVNDTMKQGSSLSLPFGGVGESGYGRYRGRAGVLALSNQRAVVERPAKGPAWAELMPPYGKRFEWVKKWLR; encoded by the coding sequence ATGAATCAGATGAATGAGAGTTTGGATATTGAGGAGGTGGTGAATCGTCAACGGAGGTATTTCTCCGGGGGAGGCACCCGGGATCTGGATACGCGCTTGGAGGCATTGTCCCGGGTGGAGCATTATCTACAGGGTCACCGTCAGGAATTATTAGATTGTTTGGCTGAAGACCTTGGTAAGCCGGCAATGGAGGCTTACCTTGCCGAGTATCATTTTTTATTGCAGGAAATCCGTTTGATCCGAGGTTCTCTGAAAAGCTGGCTTCGAGCGAAGAAGGTGAAGAGTCCATTGTATTTTCAACCCTGCAAAAGCCGAATCGTTTACGAACCTCTCGGGGTGACTCTGGTTGTAGGTCCATGGAATTATCCGGTTCAACTCTCGTTGAGCCCCTTGCTGGCATCGATCGCCGCTGGCAACACGGTGGTATTGAAGCCCTCGGAGGTATCCTCGGCTAGTGAGACGTTTTTGTTGGACTTGGTGGATGCGTGTTTTGATCCCGGGCATGTCTCGGCGGTTGCAGGAGGTCCTGATGTTGCTTCTGCCTTGTTGGGTCAGTGTTTTGATTTTGTCTTTTTTACCGGGAGCACTTCGATCGGGAGAGTGGTGGCTCGGAAGGCTGCTGAACATTTGACCCCCAGTATTCTGGAGCTAGGTGGAAAGTGTCCTGCAGTGGTTGATGCTTCTGCGGATTTGGAAACTGCGGCCCGCCGAATTCTTGCAGGCAAAATGTTTAATGCCGGGCAGACCTGTTTTGCTCCGGACTTTGTCTTGGTGCATCATGATGTCCGGAGTGAACTGTTGGAGTGGATGCGCCGGATTCTGGACGAAGTGCCATGGGCCGAGGAAATGACCCGAATCATCAATCGCCACCATTACCAGAGGATTGAGGGATACCTCGAGGCCTATCAGGGCGAGGTCATGACGTCGTTTGACGATGATCCGGAAACCTTGCGGCTCGCCCCCCGGATCTTACCTGATGCCAGGTGGGAGGATTTGGTGATGCAAGAGGAGATTTTTGGCCCGGTCTTGCCGGTGCTGACCTACGAGGACGAGTCTTCATTATGCGGATGTTTACGCGATAGGTCATCGCCTCTGGCATTGTATTTGTTCAGCAAGGATGAGGCCTGGGTTCAGAGGCTGATAGCTGAAACTCGCTCTGGCGGCGTTTGTGTGAATGATACAATGAAGCAAGGGAGCAGCCTGAGCTTGCCCTTCGGTGGTGTTGGGGAAAGCGGCTACGGTCGCTACCGGGGTCGGGCAGGAGTGCTTGCTCTCTCGAATCAACGGGCGGTGGTGGAACGTCCGGCAAAGGGGCCGGCCTGGGCCGAGTTGATGCCACCATACGGCAAGCGCTTCGAATGGGTTAAGAAGTGGCTGCGTTGA
- a CDS encoding SRPBCC family protein, whose translation MYHLYRQQWLNCHLEQAWSFFSSPRNLDRLTPKSVGFKITHLQSEQMHPGQIITYKIKVAPMVWLSWMTEITQVVPMDSFIDDQRLGPYKVWHHCHKFKEQDGGVLMSDEVNYAMPFGPLGKLVHKLYVKQQLQHIFDERARLCDEIFNAATS comes from the coding sequence ATGTATCACCTCTATCGACAACAGTGGCTCAACTGCCATCTTGAACAAGCGTGGAGCTTTTTTTCATCCCCGCGCAACCTCGATCGACTTACCCCGAAATCCGTTGGATTCAAAATCACCCACTTGCAGTCCGAGCAGATGCACCCGGGACAAATTATTACTTACAAAATCAAAGTAGCTCCGATGGTGTGGCTTAGCTGGATGACTGAGATCACCCAGGTCGTCCCCATGGATTCATTTATCGACGACCAGAGGCTTGGCCCCTACAAGGTTTGGCATCACTGCCACAAATTCAAAGAACAAGATGGCGGCGTCCTGATGAGTGATGAAGTCAACTACGCCATGCCCTTCGGCCCACTCGGCAAACTCGTTCACAAGCTTTATGTAAAACAACAGCTCCAGCACATCTTCGATGAACGTGCCCGACTTTGTGATGAGATTTTCAACGCAGCCACTTCTTAA